A single window of Oreochromis aureus strain Israel breed Guangdong linkage group 7, ZZ_aureus, whole genome shotgun sequence DNA harbors:
- the mtss1la gene encoding MTSS I-BAR domain containing 2a isoform X2, producing MESVEKECGALGGLFQAIVNDMKSSYPVWEDFSAKATKLHSQLRTTILAAVAFLDAFQKVADMATNSRGATRDIGSALTRMCMRHRSIEAKLRHFTNALMEGLVTPLQDRIEEWKKTANQLDKDHAKEYKRSRQEIKRKSLDTIKLQKKARKGRGNLRPQLDSAMQDVSDLYLLMEETEKQAVRRALLEERGRYCSFINLLQPVVNIEIAMLGEITHLQAIVDDLTLLTEDPHKLPPASEQVIRDLKGSDYSWSYQTPPSSPSSAGSRKSSMCSLLQMPSSGAHRLSSVSSHDSGFVSQDANTHSKPPSPMPSDITSQKSTSSASSEASETCQSVSECNSPTADWAKSSSCEPSLASTPQRRRESVDKMRELEAPPSPQGYSGMQADEPHRVRSGPGTIAAKHGEPLSPAASTLAMVLTRGLSMEQQKSSRDSLQYSSGYSTQTNTPSCSEDTIPSQGSDYECYSLNGDADSEGQVDFDKSSTIPRHSNIAQSYRRMIQTKRPASTAGLPAGKTVQGTPNGAGGSGAGAIASGTATIRRTPSSKTGVRRTPSTSGPIPIRPPIVPVKTPTVPNSPGYTSPSHHSAGSEEFLYGDDLSASDNMRAPPKQMSLPDTSWGCGRGADRTVYEQQALGMAVQSVEEDPMLAANRHSLVEKIGELAASAHALGEGQFPFPSSLSGDPAQFAPQGASSVSQEDVDMLVSIRRGVKLRKTVTDDRSAPRILR from the exons GTGCTACCAGGGACATTGGCTCAGCTCTGACAAGGATGTGTATGCGGCACCGTAGCATTGAGGCAAAATTACGCCACTTCACCAA TGCTCTTATGGAAGGTCTGGTAACGCCGCTCCAGGACAGGATAGAGGAATGGAAGAAGACGGCTAACCAGCTGGACAAAGACCATGCCAAAG AATACAAGAGATCTCGTCAGGAAATCAAAAGAAAGTCACTTGATACCATAAAACTCcagaaaaaagcaagaaaag GCCGCGGTAATCTGCGCCCCCAGCTGGACAGCGCCATGCAGGATGTCAGCGATTTGTACCTGCTGATGGAGGAAACGGAGAAGCAGGCAGTGCGCAGAGCTCTCCTGGAGGAGAGGGGACGCTACTGTTCATTCATCAACTTGCTTCAGCCTGTGGTG AATATAGAGATTGCCATGCTGGGAGAAATAACACATTTACAAGCCATTGTTGATGACCTCACTTTGCTGACTGAAGACCCGCACAAGCTGCCACCAGCTAGTGAGCAG GTGATCCGGGACCTAAAAGGTTCTGATTATAGCTGGTCCTACCAGACCCCTCCTTCTTCCCCCAGTAGCGCAGGTTCCAGGAAGAGCAGTATGTGCAG TCTCCTCCAGATGCCCTCCTCAGGAGCCCATCGGCTGAGCAGCGTTTCCTCCCATGACTCGGGCTTTGTCTCCCAAGATGCCAACACCCATTCAAAGCCTCCATCACCCATGCCCTCTGATATCACAAGCCAG AAATCAACAAGCTCAGCCTCCTCTGAGGCTTCAGAAACCTGCCAGTCTGTCAGTGAGTGCAACTCTCCTACAGCG GACTGGGCCAAATCGAGTTCCTGCGAACCGTCGTTGGCCAGCACCCCACAGCGTAGGAGGGAGTCTGTGGATAAGATGAGAGAACTGGAGGCTCCGCCCAGTCCACAGGGGTATTCTGGAATGCAAGCTGATGAGCCACACAGAGTGAGAAGTGGCCCAGGAACCATTGCAGCCAAG CATGGCGAGCCCCTCTCTCCAGCAGCCAGTACTCTAGCCATGGTTCTAACCAGGGGCTTGAGCATGGAGCAGCAAAAGAGCAGCAGAGACTCTCTGCAGTACTCCAGTGGCTATAGCACCCAGACCAACACCCCCTCCTGCTCCGAGGACACCATACCCAGTCAAG GTTCTGATTATGAGTGCTACTCTCTTAATGGAGATGCTGACAGTGAAGGGCAGGTGGACTTTgacaaatcctccaccatcccTCGCCATAGTAACATTGCACAGAGCTACCGCCGCATGATCCAAACTAAGAGACCTGCAAGTACAGCGGGTCTGCCTGCAGGTAAGACTGTTCAGGGAACTCCAAATGGCGCTGGAGGAAGCGGCGCTGGAGCTATTGCTTCAGGGACAGCCACTATACGCCGGACGCCATCCTCCAAGACTGGCGTGAGACGCACGCCATCTACATCTGGCCCCATTCCCATCCGGCCTCCCATCGTGCCAGTGAAAACCCCAACAGTGCCAAACTCCCCGGGTTACACTAGCCCGTCTCATCACTCTGCAGGCAGTGAGGAGTTTCTGTATGGCGATGACCTATCTGCTAGTGACAATATGAGGGCTCCTCCAAAGCAGATGAGCCTCCCTGACACATCTTGGGGCTGTGGAAGAGGGGCGGACAGGACTGTTTACGAACAGCAGGCCCTCGGCATGGCTGTTCAAAGTGTTGAAGAGGACCCTATGCTCGCTGCCAACCGCCACAGCCTGGTGGAGAAGATAGGAGAGCTGGCAGCCAGCGCCCACGCCCTCGGTGAGGGTCAGTTCCCCTTCCCTAGCTCACTGTCAGGGGATCCCGCTCAGTTTGCGCCTCAGGGGGCGTCCTCTGTCAGCCAGGAGGACGTAGATATGCTGGTATCTATACGCCGGGGGGTGAAGCTCCGCAAGACAGTAACAGACGACAGGTCTGCTCCTAGGATCCTTCGGTAG
- the mtss1la gene encoding MTSS I-BAR domain containing 2a isoform X1 encodes MESVEKECGALGGLFQAIVNDMKSSYPVWEDFSAKATKLHSQLRTTILAAVAFLDAFQKVADMATNSRGATRDIGSALTRMCMRHRSIEAKLRHFTNALMEGLVTPLQDRIEEWKKTANQLDKDHAKEYKRSRQEIKRKSLDTIKLQKKARKGRGNLRPQLDSAMQDVSDLYLLMEETEKQAVRRALLEERGRYCSFINLLQPVVNIEIAMLGEITHLQAIVDDLTLLTEDPHKLPPASEQVIRDLKGSDYSWSYQTPPSSPSSAGSRKSSMCSLLQMPSSGAHRLSSVSSHDSGFVSQDANTHSKPPSPMPSDITSQKSTSSASSEASETCQSVSECNSPTAFGSCSSFGTFRPAFSHTGTIRPLSVILPASPTFNHSPGSNTPSPTSKVPSWKDWAKSSSCEPSLASTPQRRRESVDKMRELEAPPSPQGYSGMQADEPHRVRSGPGTIAAKHGEPLSPAASTLAMVLTRGLSMEQQKSSRDSLQYSSGYSTQTNTPSCSEDTIPSQGSDYECYSLNGDADSEGQVDFDKSSTIPRHSNIAQSYRRMIQTKRPASTAGLPAGKTVQGTPNGAGGSGAGAIASGTATIRRTPSSKTGVRRTPSTSGPIPIRPPIVPVKTPTVPNSPGYTSPSHHSAGSEEFLYGDDLSASDNMRAPPKQMSLPDTSWGCGRGADRTVYEQQALGMAVQSVEEDPMLAANRHSLVEKIGELAASAHALGEGQFPFPSSLSGDPAQFAPQGASSVSQEDVDMLVSIRRGVKLRKTVTDDRSAPRILR; translated from the exons GTGCTACCAGGGACATTGGCTCAGCTCTGACAAGGATGTGTATGCGGCACCGTAGCATTGAGGCAAAATTACGCCACTTCACCAA TGCTCTTATGGAAGGTCTGGTAACGCCGCTCCAGGACAGGATAGAGGAATGGAAGAAGACGGCTAACCAGCTGGACAAAGACCATGCCAAAG AATACAAGAGATCTCGTCAGGAAATCAAAAGAAAGTCACTTGATACCATAAAACTCcagaaaaaagcaagaaaag GCCGCGGTAATCTGCGCCCCCAGCTGGACAGCGCCATGCAGGATGTCAGCGATTTGTACCTGCTGATGGAGGAAACGGAGAAGCAGGCAGTGCGCAGAGCTCTCCTGGAGGAGAGGGGACGCTACTGTTCATTCATCAACTTGCTTCAGCCTGTGGTG AATATAGAGATTGCCATGCTGGGAGAAATAACACATTTACAAGCCATTGTTGATGACCTCACTTTGCTGACTGAAGACCCGCACAAGCTGCCACCAGCTAGTGAGCAG GTGATCCGGGACCTAAAAGGTTCTGATTATAGCTGGTCCTACCAGACCCCTCCTTCTTCCCCCAGTAGCGCAGGTTCCAGGAAGAGCAGTATGTGCAG TCTCCTCCAGATGCCCTCCTCAGGAGCCCATCGGCTGAGCAGCGTTTCCTCCCATGACTCGGGCTTTGTCTCCCAAGATGCCAACACCCATTCAAAGCCTCCATCACCCATGCCCTCTGATATCACAAGCCAG AAATCAACAAGCTCAGCCTCCTCTGAGGCTTCAGAAACCTGCCAGTCTGTCAGTGAGTGCAACTCTCCTACAGCG TTTGGCTCATGCTCATCCTTCGGCACCTTCCGCCCTGCTTTCTCACACACTGGCACCATCAGGCCTCTATCTGTCATACTTCCTGCGTCCCCCACATTTAACCACTCCCCTGGATCCAACACTCCCTCACCCACATCAAAGGTTCCTAGCTGGaag GACTGGGCCAAATCGAGTTCCTGCGAACCGTCGTTGGCCAGCACCCCACAGCGTAGGAGGGAGTCTGTGGATAAGATGAGAGAACTGGAGGCTCCGCCCAGTCCACAGGGGTATTCTGGAATGCAAGCTGATGAGCCACACAGAGTGAGAAGTGGCCCAGGAACCATTGCAGCCAAG CATGGCGAGCCCCTCTCTCCAGCAGCCAGTACTCTAGCCATGGTTCTAACCAGGGGCTTGAGCATGGAGCAGCAAAAGAGCAGCAGAGACTCTCTGCAGTACTCCAGTGGCTATAGCACCCAGACCAACACCCCCTCCTGCTCCGAGGACACCATACCCAGTCAAG GTTCTGATTATGAGTGCTACTCTCTTAATGGAGATGCTGACAGTGAAGGGCAGGTGGACTTTgacaaatcctccaccatcccTCGCCATAGTAACATTGCACAGAGCTACCGCCGCATGATCCAAACTAAGAGACCTGCAAGTACAGCGGGTCTGCCTGCAGGTAAGACTGTTCAGGGAACTCCAAATGGCGCTGGAGGAAGCGGCGCTGGAGCTATTGCTTCAGGGACAGCCACTATACGCCGGACGCCATCCTCCAAGACTGGCGTGAGACGCACGCCATCTACATCTGGCCCCATTCCCATCCGGCCTCCCATCGTGCCAGTGAAAACCCCAACAGTGCCAAACTCCCCGGGTTACACTAGCCCGTCTCATCACTCTGCAGGCAGTGAGGAGTTTCTGTATGGCGATGACCTATCTGCTAGTGACAATATGAGGGCTCCTCCAAAGCAGATGAGCCTCCCTGACACATCTTGGGGCTGTGGAAGAGGGGCGGACAGGACTGTTTACGAACAGCAGGCCCTCGGCATGGCTGTTCAAAGTGTTGAAGAGGACCCTATGCTCGCTGCCAACCGCCACAGCCTGGTGGAGAAGATAGGAGAGCTGGCAGCCAGCGCCCACGCCCTCGGTGAGGGTCAGTTCCCCTTCCCTAGCTCACTGTCAGGGGATCCCGCTCAGTTTGCGCCTCAGGGGGCGTCCTCTGTCAGCCAGGAGGACGTAGATATGCTGGTATCTATACGCCGGGGGGTGAAGCTCCGCAAGACAGTAACAGACGACAGGTCTGCTCCTAGGATCCTTCGGTAG